A section of the Enterococcus montenegrensis genome encodes:
- a CDS encoding MFS transporter produces the protein MNKKVNKNEEKSDLLKEYSPLATAAGIGSMLGSGCIVGLSATIPVWQKGLELTAGQVGIISGALTFAIAFGSLFAGNITKLFGLIKSFNWLNLFYAIGAGICVLSNNFNFLLVGVIIMGFASGADLPISLTVVSYDAPDETTSAKLVSSTQIFWQIGVFISYICSFLLSGISGVLGARIVFGILFSFALVTWLWRSSSKKFKMFHERGAKNQAAKKEGENAEVSFKNVLFGSNKERYLGFFFAILIFYVCWNLLANTWGQFQTYALTNAGATQTQATGLGIILNVVSLLTTIAFTSVAGGKYRNKAFFLGAFVQFAAMLGMALIGGGAGFLALAVTIGFYNFGNPLAGEAIYKVWTQESFPAETRASLQGFINGFSRMCCGLFAFVTPFLVEPGRIQYSMYGFAGIVFLATLAGIMMMRLQNKYRHGKKTKAEQEKIVA, from the coding sequence GTGAATAAGAAAGTGAATAAGAATGAAGAAAAATCAGATTTATTAAAGGAATACTCACCATTAGCAACAGCAGCTGGAATCGGCTCAATGCTGGGATCTGGATGTATCGTTGGATTGTCTGCTACTATTCCGGTCTGGCAAAAAGGTTTGGAGTTAACAGCTGGACAAGTGGGAATTATTTCAGGTGCGTTGACGTTTGCGATTGCCTTTGGTTCGCTATTTGCAGGAAATATTACTAAACTATTTGGTTTAATTAAATCTTTTAATTGGCTGAATCTCTTTTATGCAATCGGGGCTGGAATTTGTGTTTTATCAAATAACTTTAATTTTTTGTTGGTTGGCGTAATTATTATGGGATTTGCTTCTGGAGCGGATTTACCAATTAGCTTGACTGTAGTTTCTTATGATGCACCCGACGAAACAACATCAGCGAAATTAGTATCTTCAACACAAATTTTTTGGCAAATTGGCGTATTTATTTCGTATATCTGCTCGTTTTTATTATCCGGTATTAGTGGAGTTTTAGGAGCTAGAATTGTTTTTGGGATTTTATTTTCTTTTGCTTTGGTGACCTGGTTATGGCGATCTTCATCGAAAAAATTCAAAATGTTTCATGAACGCGGTGCAAAAAATCAAGCAGCTAAAAAAGAAGGCGAGAATGCAGAAGTATCGTTTAAAAATGTATTGTTTGGCTCAAATAAAGAAAGATACTTAGGCTTTTTCTTTGCCATTTTAATCTTTTATGTTTGTTGGAATTTGTTAGCGAATACATGGGGACAATTTCAAACATATGCATTAACAAATGCAGGAGCAACACAGACACAAGCAACTGGTCTGGGCATTATCTTGAATGTTGTTTCACTATTGACAACTATTGCCTTTACTTCTGTAGCTGGTGGAAAGTATCGTAATAAAGCATTTTTCTTAGGTGCCTTTGTTCAATTTGCGGCGATGTTGGGGATGGCTTTAATTGGCGGAGGCGCTGGTTTCTTAGCGTTAGCGGTTACAATCGGATTTTATAATTTTGGCAATCCACTAGCAGGAGAAGCCATTTACAAAGTTTGGACACAAGAGTCATTTCCAGCAGAAACGCGGGCATCTTTACAAGGATTTATTAATGGTTTTTCAAGAATGTGTTGTGGTCTGTTTGCTTTTGTTACACCATTTCTTGTTGAGCCAGGAAGAATCCAATATTCAATGTATGGTTTTGCAGGTATTGTTTTTCTTGCAACGTTAGCTGGAATTATGATGATGCGTCTACAAAATAAATATCGTCATGGTAAAAAAACAAAAGCAGAACAAGAAAAAATAGTAGCGTAA
- a CDS encoding AraC family transcriptional regulator, which produces MEFSELEIILQQENEIEKIQRKEGYNVNDQNLPFEKVAVPKMPQESFFKEGNIFINKHHRYSVMPAHTHSFVEFNYMLSGSCIQYVNGKEIILKQGELLLLDKDIVQEINSLNKDDILINILLKDESITTELIVNMVKSNGVVGEFLMNASNQYSSHDSFLHFHCGENEAVQSVLHRLILEYYNKNNFYMRAINLLMSLLIIELTRSIESQQEDEDEELLQLLRYIEIHYPHLTLSEVSKEFGYNPNYISNKLKKQTGRSFKELTNYMRYQNSLELMRETNKSFLEIAYEVGYENLSSLYKLFAKYTRDTPKEIRKMMEKSNFQGNE; this is translated from the coding sequence ATGGAATTTTCTGAATTAGAAATTATTTTGCAGCAAGAAAATGAAATTGAAAAAATACAGCGAAAAGAAGGGTATAATGTTAACGATCAGAATTTACCCTTCGAAAAGGTTGCTGTTCCTAAAATGCCGCAAGAGTCTTTTTTCAAAGAAGGAAATATTTTTATCAATAAGCATCATCGTTATTCTGTTATGCCGGCTCATACGCATTCTTTTGTTGAGTTCAACTACATGCTTTCAGGAAGTTGCATTCAATATGTTAATGGAAAAGAAATTATACTAAAACAAGGCGAACTTCTTTTATTAGATAAAGATATTGTTCAAGAAATCAATAGTCTCAATAAAGATGATATTTTGATTAATATCTTGCTAAAAGATGAATCCATCACGACTGAATTAATTGTTAATATGGTGAAATCTAATGGTGTCGTAGGTGAATTCTTGATGAATGCTTCGAATCAGTACAGTAGCCATGATTCTTTTTTACATTTTCACTGCGGCGAAAATGAAGCTGTCCAGTCTGTGTTACACCGTTTAATTTTGGAATATTATAATAAAAATAACTTTTATATGCGGGCGATTAATTTACTAATGTCACTTTTAATTATTGAACTGACCCGAAGCATTGAAAGTCAACAAGAAGACGAAGATGAGGAACTTTTGCAATTATTACGCTACATTGAAATTCATTATCCACATCTGACCTTATCTGAAGTATCGAAAGAATTTGGTTATAACCCAAACTATATTAGTAATAAATTGAAAAAACAGACAGGCCGTTCTTTTAAAGAATTAACTAATTACATGCGTTATCAAAATAGTCTAGAATTGATGCGGGAAACAAATAAAAGTTTTTTAGAGATTGCTTATGAAGTTGGCTACGAAAATTTATCCTCGTTATACAAATTATTTGCCAAATACACAAGAGATACACCAAAAGAGATTAGAAAAATGATGGAAAAATCGAATTTTCAGGGGAATGAGTAA
- a CDS encoding nucleoid-associated protein: MDIYLKKAILHIIDRQSGDPVYSQMELDLTTEYIRDYLTKKIQKLASAQTKTGSLVVGSAFEALASQAQNDFVQVSEQLVARWYDVYSQSEDAPSADIFVVLYELDTKMQLAFLKVNYNDGFTHFVDSSESGLNNQLIINRAILAGKSQKADEGITIDLTDMVYELIEKKYTFSGEKNFYFSTRVIESQPIPSLEENVKVIKKVAEKIGKKFEAASHDVVADVKDAVYEAIEENGQLEVKEVAQKVFKDNITAQMAFEEEVVEKGFVNQAPLLREVKEITEKKYSKQKLKLSNGIELIVPLDVYRDPNLIEFTNNPDGTISVMIKNVEDVINRL, from the coding sequence ATGGATATCTATTTGAAAAAGGCAATTTTACACATTATTGATCGCCAAAGCGGTGATCCTGTTTATTCACAAATGGAATTGGATTTAACGACGGAGTATATTCGGGATTATTTGACTAAAAAAATTCAAAAATTGGCAAGTGCGCAAACAAAAACTGGTAGTTTAGTGGTTGGCTCTGCTTTTGAAGCATTAGCCAGTCAAGCACAAAATGATTTTGTGCAAGTTTCAGAACAATTGGTTGCCCGTTGGTATGACGTGTATAGTCAAAGTGAAGATGCTCCTAGTGCCGATATTTTTGTCGTGTTATATGAGTTGGATACAAAAATGCAGCTGGCTTTTTTGAAGGTTAATTACAATGACGGCTTTACGCATTTTGTGGATTCATCAGAAAGTGGGCTAAATAATCAATTAATCATTAATCGGGCAATTTTAGCCGGCAAGTCGCAAAAAGCTGACGAAGGCATCACGATTGATTTAACCGATATGGTTTATGAATTGATTGAAAAAAAATATACCTTTTCTGGGGAAAAGAACTTCTATTTTTCAACCCGTGTGATTGAAAGCCAGCCTATCCCATCACTAGAAGAAAATGTCAAAGTAATCAAAAAAGTAGCCGAAAAAATCGGTAAGAAATTTGAAGCTGCTAGTCATGATGTGGTAGCTGATGTCAAAGACGCTGTCTATGAAGCAATAGAAGAAAATGGTCAACTTGAAGTAAAGGAAGTTGCCCAAAAAGTTTTTAAAGACAACATTACAGCTCAAATGGCCTTTGAAGAAGAAGTAGTAGAAAAGGGGTTTGTGAACCAAGCCCCATTACTAAGGGAAGTAAAAGAAATTACGGAAAAGAAATACAGTAAGCAAAAACTAAAACTTTCAAACGGGATTGAATTGATAGTTCCGTTAGATGTTTATCGAGATCCCAATTTAATTGAATTCACTAATAATCCAGATGGGACGATTTCGGTGATGATTAAAAATGTGGAAGATGTGATTAATCGGTTGTAG
- a CDS encoding alpha-L-rhamnosidase-related protein, producing MTFTYQINDDVVWNKDKKLLDKADRNKPEILKNKIQPVAIVEILPDEKKINGYKSAVTKTKIQHLPQVLLKRDDSIILDLGDHYVGTFAIDIQSIGSPMDAPLFLKVKFAEVAAEIAADSAAYDGWLSRSWIQEEYIHLDVLPTTLKMPRRYSCRFIELSVVDTSPKWQVSFQNPVFTAESSVTMERLPKDTLADAELEAICNVSVKTLMDCMQDVFEDGPKRDRRLWLGDLRLQALADYYTFNDVRLIKRGLYLFGGMTTSEGKIPANVFITPQLTPDDTFLFDYSLFFVTTLFDYIQHTNDVEVLEDLYPVAKKQIDLALLLVNEQGKLCLQDEWPVFIDWSNDFKKNTAGHGVMIYALKRFVELAKRQEDVQLQFYQEKLAQLVAYAKDYLFDATKNLFIVAENEEINIVSQVWMILSEIMPPEMNKKILENTVKTLFPIEGIATPYTYHHVVEAFCIAGMKKEAVTLIKDYWGKMIDMGADTFWEAFKPEDPNFSPYGSPIVNSYCHAWSCTPPYLIRKYLLTKINK from the coding sequence GTGACTTTTACTTATCAAATTAATGATGATGTAGTTTGGAATAAAGATAAAAAATTATTGGACAAGGCTGATAGAAATAAACCAGAAATACTAAAAAATAAAATTCAGCCGGTTGCTATCGTCGAAATATTGCCGGATGAAAAGAAAATTAATGGCTATAAATCAGCGGTTACAAAAACGAAAATTCAACACCTTCCGCAAGTCTTATTAAAACGAGATGATAGCATTATTTTGGATTTGGGTGATCATTATGTAGGTACTTTTGCTATTGATATTCAGTCCATTGGTTCTCCAATGGATGCTCCTTTATTTTTGAAAGTGAAGTTTGCGGAGGTTGCTGCTGAAATTGCAGCTGATTCGGCTGCATATGATGGTTGGCTTTCTCGCTCCTGGATTCAAGAAGAATACATTCATTTAGATGTATTGCCGACGACATTAAAAATGCCTAGAAGATATAGTTGTCGATTTATTGAGTTATCTGTAGTTGATACATCACCAAAATGGCAAGTTTCATTTCAAAATCCGGTTTTTACAGCTGAGAGTAGCGTTACGATGGAACGATTACCAAAAGATACACTAGCAGATGCTGAATTAGAAGCAATCTGTAACGTTTCAGTAAAAACTTTGATGGATTGTATGCAAGATGTTTTTGAAGATGGACCCAAACGAGATCGCCGTCTTTGGCTAGGAGATCTTCGTTTACAAGCGTTAGCCGACTACTATACCTTTAATGACGTTAGGCTAATTAAACGAGGCCTTTATTTATTTGGTGGAATGACGACAAGTGAAGGAAAAATTCCTGCCAATGTTTTCATTACTCCGCAATTGACGCCAGATGATACTTTTTTATTTGATTATAGTCTATTTTTCGTAACAACATTATTTGATTATATCCAACATACAAATGACGTAGAGGTACTAGAGGACTTATATCCAGTAGCTAAAAAGCAAATTGATTTGGCACTGTTATTAGTAAATGAGCAAGGAAAACTATGCTTACAAGATGAATGGCCAGTGTTTATTGATTGGTCAAATGATTTTAAAAAGAATACGGCTGGTCATGGCGTTATGATTTATGCGCTAAAAAGATTTGTAGAATTAGCAAAACGCCAAGAAGATGTTCAATTGCAATTCTATCAGGAGAAATTGGCACAATTAGTTGCATATGCCAAAGATTATTTGTTTGATGCAACAAAAAACCTATTCATCGTTGCAGAAAACGAAGAAATAAATATTGTTAGTCAAGTTTGGATGATTTTATCAGAAATCATGCCACCTGAAATGAATAAAAAAATTCTTGAAAATACGGTGAAAACATTATTTCCTATTGAAGGGATCGCAACACCGTATACGTATCACCATGTAGTTGAAGCCTTTTGTATTGCCGGTATGAAAAAAGAAGCAGTTACATTGATAAAAGATTATTGGGGAAAAATGATTGATATGGGAGCAGATACATTTTGGGAAGCGTTTAAACCCGAAGACCCAAACTTTTCACCTTATGGTAGTCCCATTGTTAACAGTTATTGCCATGCATGGAGCTGTACACCGCCATATTTGATTAGAAAATATCTACTGACAAAAATCAATAAGTAA
- a CDS encoding MFS transporter yields the protein MESTKGIKHDVRGISKWRQRLGYGISDLACNLIWQMISLYLLYFYTDIMGLNAAAVSLMFVITRIIDGVTDLLVGYLIDHTHTRWGKSRPYFLFGAIPFAFFAFLCFSVPNTSVAGKMVYAYVTYIGLSFSYTLVNVPMASILPSLTTDAKERTALSTSRKFFGFLGATVVSSSALVLVNLFGGNNQALGFKKVMFMFGLIGCILFFITFLSVREIRVEEKQTLTMKNIIKALRQNTPWLIFALNILFMWTGFFLQTSSLVYYFVVVVGDRGLSITIATIMSVVPMCANFFVPFLANKMGKRNLFIIASLIQAGGIVIILLGTINHFIIIVGALVSALGYGIKESIYFSMQADPVDYGIWKNGIDVSGSLSAINGFLGKVAQAVAGGIAGILLAWGSYAPNAVEQTNQATLAIKLMYGYIPIALIVGSVIVMSFYKLDQEYPQIQVELAQRRKI from the coding sequence GTGGAATCTACTAAAGGGATAAAACATGATGTACGTGGGATTTCCAAATGGCGTCAACGTTTAGGCTATGGCATTTCTGATTTAGCGTGTAATCTAATTTGGCAAATGATTTCTTTATACCTTCTCTATTTTTATACAGATATTATGGGATTAAATGCCGCTGCTGTTAGTCTAATGTTTGTCATTACCAGGATTATTGATGGCGTGACAGACTTATTAGTAGGATATCTAATTGATCACACCCATACACGATGGGGGAAATCGCGCCCATATTTTCTTTTTGGAGCAATTCCTTTTGCCTTTTTTGCATTCTTATGTTTTAGTGTGCCGAATACTTCCGTTGCTGGCAAAATGGTTTATGCTTATGTTACTTACATTGGCTTATCTTTTTCTTATACGTTGGTCAATGTTCCGATGGCTTCAATTTTGCCAAGTTTAACAACAGATGCAAAAGAAAGAACGGCACTCTCTACATCTAGAAAATTTTTTGGTTTTCTCGGTGCAACTGTTGTAAGTTCTTCAGCTTTAGTTTTAGTTAATCTTTTTGGTGGTAACAATCAAGCTTTAGGATTTAAAAAAGTAATGTTTATGTTTGGTTTAATTGGCTGTATTTTATTTTTTATTACCTTTCTTTCCGTTCGTGAAATACGTGTCGAAGAAAAACAAACACTAACAATGAAAAATATTATAAAAGCATTGCGGCAAAATACCCCCTGGTTAATTTTTGCATTGAACATTTTATTTATGTGGACAGGCTTTTTCTTACAAACGAGCTCTTTGGTTTATTATTTTGTTGTAGTGGTGGGAGACAGAGGCCTTTCAATTACAATTGCTACTATTATGTCAGTTGTACCTATGTGTGCCAATTTTTTTGTTCCTTTTTTGGCTAATAAAATGGGGAAGAGAAATCTTTTTATCATAGCTTCGCTTATCCAAGCAGGAGGAATAGTCATTATTCTGCTTGGGACTATAAATCATTTTATAATTATAGTTGGTGCACTAGTGTCCGCCTTGGGATACGGAATAAAAGAAAGTATCTATTTTTCTATGCAAGCAGATCCTGTTGACTACGGCATATGGAAAAATGGAATAGACGTTTCAGGTTCTCTATCTGCTATCAATGGGTTCTTAGGAAAAGTTGCACAAGCTGTTGCTGGAGGGATTGCTGGGATATTGCTTGCTTGGGGAAGCTATGCACCAAATGCTGTAGAGCAAACGAACCAAGCCACTTTAGCCATTAAATTAATGTATGGATATATTCCTATAGCGCTCATTGTCGGTTCTGTCATTGTGATGTCTTTTTATAAATTAGATCAAGAATATCCGCAAATACAAGTTGAGTTAGCACAACGAAGAAAAATTTAA